One genomic segment of Thunnus albacares chromosome 18, fThuAlb1.1, whole genome shotgun sequence includes these proteins:
- the LOC122968148 gene encoding uncharacterized protein LOC122968148 has protein sequence MFAARTRAVVKSLGAQGDLIPNENVNEKIEMLTLVKARQKTFWPIIKYTIIDQTLLDLLEEQDFSPKFTEEVLTEDFKNLRDSYGGGCAAAGVDAPEVRLQVSAAVDTVDKASSITLKKKTVDIEKLRKSCCDKKIKKNMVDALKLKGTEKLTFVYQMVSNIVPVTISGKARKGGSVLAVGKIIPTLCVTGIKKEETSFTVPKDYTFAYGLMEITTKDETLGIPPRSRKVRHYNKGWWNISLDGDGEDCETLQKVKEEIKMKADLLQPLADLHESSRRDLLKTLSELLDDRDALTLLEETLDQSSKGVFERPQSQVVSSFMDLLDAAEASTSQKDAAHLLVSTMDTLPDGIPAILVNCSPETLRVLNQMVSSLKEDAQVKLPESLPVSLQEEGELRWAAELLCLTNQTLEELRDHWDRPEFSPEVMLELLCLVVQGLSMMQPETHS, from the exons ATGTTTGCAGCCAGAACCAGAGCAGTTGTGAAGAGTCTGGGTGCCCAGGGAGATCTCATCCCCAACGAAAATGTCAATGAGAAAATTGAGATGCTGACTCTGGTCAAAGCCAGACAGAAAACCTTCTGGCCGATCATCAAATACACGATCATCGATCAAACACTGTTGGACCTGCTGGAGGAGCAGGACTTCTCCCCAA AGTTCACAGAGGAGGTTCTAACAGAGGATTTTAAGAACCTGAGAGACAGCTATGGTGGAGGctgtgcagcagcaggagtTGATGCACCTGAAGTCAGACTGCAAGTGTCTGCAGCGGTGGACACTGTGGACAAAGCGTCCTCCATCACTCTGAAGAAAAAGACTGTGGACATCGAAAAACTGAGGAAGAGCTGCTGCGACAA GAAGATAAAGAAGAATATGGTGGATGCTCTTAAACTGAAGGGGACGGAGAAGCTGACTTTTGTTTACCAGATGGTCTCCAACATCGTTCCCGTCACGATTTCTGGCAAAGCTCGAAAGGGCGGCTCGGTGTTGGCAGTTGGTAAAATAATCCCCACGCTGTGTGTGACG GGCATCAAGAAGGAGGAGACGAGCTTCACTGTTCCTAAAGACTACACCTTCGCTTACGGCCTGATGGAAATCACCACCAAGGATGAGACTCTGG GAATTCCTCCTCGAAGCAGGAAAGTCAGACATTATAACAAAG GATGGTGGAACATCAGCTTAGACGGAGACGGCGAGGACTGTGAGACGCTGCAAAAAGTGAAGGAAG AGATAAAGATGAAAGCAGATCTTCTGCAGCCGCTTGCAGATCTTCATGAGTCGAGCCGTCGTGATCTGCTGAAAACACTCAGTGAGCTTCTGGACGACAGAGACGCTCTCACTCTGCTGGAGGAAACA CTGGATCAGAGCAGTAAAGGAGTGTTTGAGCGTCCACAGTCTCAGGTTGTGTCTTCATTCATGGATCTTCTTGATGCTGCTGAAGCCTCCACCTCTCAGAAGGATGCTGCTCACCTGCTggtcagcaccatggaca ctctaCCAGACGGTATTCCAGCAATTCTTGTCAACTGCAGCCCTGAAACACTGAGAGTCCTGAACCAGATG GTGAGCAGTCTGAAGGAGGACGCTCAGGTCAAACTCCCAGAGTCTCTGCCCGTCTCCCTGCAGGAGGAAGGAGAGCTCCGCTGGGCGGCCGAGCTCCtctgtttgaccaatcagacGCTGGAAGAGCTGAGAGATCACTGGGACAGACCAGAGTTCTCACCAGAAGTGATGCTGGAGCTTCTGTGTCTCGTCGTGCAGGGACTCAGCATGATGCAGCCTGAAACACACTCATAA